The Magnolia sinica isolate HGM2019 chromosome 3, MsV1, whole genome shotgun sequence genome includes the window CGCCAAATCCCTCCACCTCACAGCATTCTTCCTCATCTCTTCTCCTTCCTCTCCTCCCATCACCATATCCAAATACCTCTTCAGCTCTCCACCTTCCAAAACCCCATCTCCATTAACCCTGGCCCACACGCCCGACTTCCAAACACTCTCCACCATTTTCATGTTCGTCGGCTGGTCCGTCCATTGTGGAAAACCCACTATTGGAACGCCCACAGACAAACTCTCCAACGTCGAGTTCCATCCGCAATGCGACACGAAGCACCCGACTGAAGGGTGCGACAGAACCTCGACCTGGGAACACCATGACACTACcaaccctagtttcctttcctcCGCCGCTCTCACCTTCTTCCAGAACTCGATATCAGTATCGGTTTCAACCCCATTCTCCGCCGCCCTGATGACCCACAAGAAGGGACGGTTGGTTTCCAACAACCCATTCAAAATCTCAGCCATCTGATGCTCTAGTAGCACCGAAATGCTACCGAAGGACACGTAGACTACTGAAGAAGGCGATTTCGAATCCAACCATTCGACGTAACCCCTTGATTTCTCGAACAGGTCGCCGCCGAAGGAAGTATCCGACGTCTCCCTCGAATCCAAGAAAGCTGATGGGATCAATGGCCCCACCCCGATCATCTCCAGCTCGTCGACGGCTCTCATCACGTCCCCTTCCAACTCGTCGAACGTGTTCACAAACACTCTGGGGTTGGATTCCTTCTCCAAGACTCGGAGGAGTTCTTCAAATGTAGAAAGGATGAAAGGGTGGTTGTAGGGAGGGAGGAGAAAGGAAGGCAGCTCTTTTATGGTGAGGAGTGGCAAGCCTGGTATTTCTATTGAAGAAGAAGGGTCTTTGCTGCTGCTGATGCTCTTTATGAGATTATCGTATCCATGGAAGTAAT containing:
- the LOC131241452 gene encoding phloretin 4'-O-glucosyltransferase-like, producing MAEAHFLVLTFPSQGHINPALQFAKGLVRTGAHVTFATSVYAHRRLLKSTPLDGLSYASFSDGYDDGLNPTDDLSDCIERFKEVGSRAVPDLIRALANDGRPITCVVYTLLPWAADVARIMGIPSVLLWIQPAALLSLYYHYFHGYDNLIKSISSSKDPSSSIEIPGLPLLTIKELPSFLLPPYNHPFILSTFEELLRVLEKESNPRVFVNTFDELEGDVMRAVDELEMIGVGPLIPSAFLDSRETSDTSFGGDLFEKSRGYVEWLDSKSPSSVVYVSFGSISVLLEHQMAEILNGLLETNRPFLWVIRAAENGVETDTDIEFWKKVRAAEERKLGLVVSWCSQVEVLSHPSVGCFVSHCGWNSTLESLSVGVPIVGFPQWTDQPTNMKMVESVWKSGVWARVNGDGVLEGGELKRYLDMVMGGEEGEEMRKNAVRWRDLARDAAAKGGSSYRNIQAFVEEVADIR